One Saccharomyces eubayanus strain FM1318 chromosome XVI, whole genome shotgun sequence DNA segment encodes these proteins:
- the UBP16 gene encoding putative ubiquitin-specific protease UBP16, which yields MYSSYHNYNKFGLNDLISSPASLAKKVSCGLIIGLSLYIIAPNLHALVFGNSQQRIGKYTTVGLINNGNDCFITSSLQSLAGIPRFVKYLKAINLILRELNKPDLKSDLSRDAEGESLAMGEIIDVNRCGGQLSSSTLLHESLLSLVSDLVSIREHKKTISPKIVVKTLESIFKSKISSQQNDAHEFTLLLLQTLQEEHSKLVEYTKYMSDSNVPKFPFQGQTSKFLTCLQCNRTSKPSYQESFIRELMVPQQSSEKLAKILANDETEIIEDYSCLICQIRAILNHEKYRNFKNCSQEELTILDVLRNYANDASINEDLPIEVEQYIKHYAKDKLRTSNVKSKVIKKDVVVQLPEILVIHLSRSTFNGMTYTRNPCNVKFEETIKLAEYASIENGTLAKYGQIEYDLKSVVKHTGSHSRGHYVCYRSKGDILFDSEVDSYVESASIIIDNDVEAKNHIQTITSMKNCNGKRRYKKVKSALKYPYWQISDANIKESKTSTVLNEQKYAYMLYYERVNK from the coding sequence ATGTACAGTAGTTATCACAATTATAATAAGTTTGGACTAAATGACCTTATAAGCTCTCCGGCTTCTCtagcaaaaaaagtttcatGTGGGTTGATAATTGGTCTCTCTCTATACATAATCGCCCCCAATTTACATGCGCTTGTCTTTGGAAATTCTCAGCAAAGAATCGGAAAATATACGACGGTCGGTTTGATaaataatggaaatgaTTGTTTTATAACTTCATCGCTTCAGAGTTTGGCCGGCATACCCAGATTTGTGAAATATCTGAAGGCGATCAACTTGATCCTTCGAGAATTAAATAAACCAGATTTGAAATCCGATTTATCCAGAGATGCAGAGGGAGAAAGCCTTGCAATGGGTGAGATTATAGACGTCAATAGATGTGGAGGCCAGCTTTCATCATCTACCCTCTTGCATGAAAGCCTTCTGAGTTTAGTTTCGGATCTGGTGTCTATAAGAGAGCataagaaaacaatatctCCAAAAATAGTGGTAAAAACATTGGAATCCATCTTCaagtcaaaaatttcatctcAACAAAATGATGCGCATGAATTTACGCTACTTTTGTTACAAACtttacaagaagaacactCGAAGTTAGTTGAATATACTAAATATATGTCTGATTCGAATGTACCAAAATTTCCGTTTCAGGGCCaaacttccaaatttttgacTTGCTTACAATGCAACAGGACATCAAAACCATCATATCAAGAGTCATTCATTCGTGAACTGATGGTACCACAACAATCATCAGAGAAACTAGCGAAGATTCTGGCGAACGATGAAACGGAAATCATAGAAGACTACTCATGCTTGATTTGTCAAATCAGGGCCATCCTAAACCATGAAAAGTATagaaacttcaaaaattgttCACAGGAAGAACTGACAATATTAGATGTCTTAAGAAATTATGCGAATGATGCTTCAATTAACGAAGACCTACCAATAGAAGTTGAACAGTACATCAAACATTACGCAAAAGATAAATTGCGTACATCTAATGTGAAGAGTAAAGtcataaaaaaagatgtaGTAGTTCAACTGCCTGAAATCTTGGTAATTCACTTATCAAGATCTACATTTAATGGAATGACATATACCAGGAACCCCTGTAATGtgaaatttgaagaaacgATAAAACTTGCAGAATACGCATCCATCGAGAATGGAACATTAGCAAAATACGGACAAATCGAGtatgatttgaaaagtgtTGTGAAGCACACTGGCTCTCATTCACGCGGCCACTACGTTTGCTACAGAAGTAAGGGTGATATTCTCTTTGACAGTGAAGTTGATTCTTACGTAGAAAGCGCATCAATTATCATTGATAATGATGTTGAAGCCAAGAACCACATTCAAACCATTACATCTATGAAGAACTGCAACGGAAAACGAAGGTac